CGTGAATATTTGCAGGCACTTCACGCTAAACTACAGGCTCTaaccaaatagaaaaatgttgattttcTCATACTTCCGTTTAAAGATTATTAACATCTGTCCAGCAGTTTTTCCTCCAACAACGAAATAAACAGTAGTGTTGGCTTCAGTGCTGGATAAAGCCCAATTAAAAAAGaatgtaaataatttgaatatatgtacttttccatttatttcatattagtAATCTGacttatttgtacattttcattaattGTATTGTTTAGTATTGCTCATGAGTTTTTTAGTTGTGTATTTTGTCCGCCTGTGCGTAATTCTGCGGAAATAAGCGGGTCTCAACGCCCCGGTGCTGGACCGCATTTACTTTCAGTGTCCTCTCACAGCCACTTGTCCAGACAAtgacatgacaaaaaaacatgctttcacCTAATGTCACGCGTTCGGGAATTTTACTCCTTTCAGAATGACGTTACAGAGCTTAgcgtattatttaaaatgagccGCCCGCAGGGATTGACGTGATTTCAGGTCACGTAATAGTGTGGGAGGGGATCTTGTTAAAAGCCATGTGAGGGCCGAGGGGAGGCCAATACTGAGTAAGTAAACACACGAAATGATCTGGACAGTTCTTCTGCTGGTTCAAGCGCTTCTGCTTTATTTTATCTTCACACAAAGATCAAGGTACGTAACAGTTTTAGTCACTTGTTTGGTTTAAACACACCTCATAACTGTAGCCTAATATTTGCAAGCAGAGGAAGCTACCCATAACGCTTAGACTAGCTTATTATTGGCTTCTTTAACTTTTTGCTGTCGTTTTATTGTTCTATGTAATGTAGAACAATTGAAGGCTAAAATCCACTCAAATCCATTTCTAATGATTTCCCAATCAAAGCCCTGTAGTGAAGGGCTTTGTTATCTCAGCCAAGCAAATTAGGGTGTTTTGTACGTTGTTTCTACTTCAGTCAGGAATGTGGCTTAACTACTCAAGTGTTATTATAAGTGTCTGTAGTGAACCTTTACAGTTCacaattgtgtgttttcatgtacaCTCACAATGTATAAAAATTAtgtaatgaaacattttcagtcCACTCCTTTCATTCACTGAGTTCACACCAACACAGTTTGCACTGTGTGTACACTGACAGCAGCTGGAAGATTAAAGActaatattatataattaaGACAAAGAAATTGTATATTTAGTACCAAACTAttaggagaaaaacatttttaaagttgcaaCATGCCATTATGATTATCTAAAAATAACTAATACTGTTCactgtttatttgtaattatgtCTTTAGATCCAAAAGTGAGCCACCTCTGGATAAAGGAATTATTCCATGGTTAGGCCATGCACTTGAATTTGGAAAAGATGCTTCCAAATTCTTGAATCgaatgaaactgaaacatggaaacattttcacggtgagaaaaagacatttcagcatcatgtacatttgaaaaatgtatctCAGGTTTCTATATTGATTACTAAGAATTTGTTTGCAAATTTGAATCTGCTTGATTTCAAGATAAAATGTAATTGAGAGGAGTGTTTTATACTTTTCAAATGTAACAGTATGACACATGTTAGAGATTTAACAATGTGATGTTGTTCATGAAGTAGCATTATGCAAAGATCATCATGCACCATAAATTAACAAAGGGACACGGTATGATTTTCAATGATCCTGAAACTAGTTTTACTAATAGGGGGTACTAACAATTAATTTTCCTCAAAATCTTGTGATCTTAAATTATATGTATATTCACAACATTTCAGAAATATTGCAATTGATCAGAGATGTACATTTAATAAAGAGGGTATGTTTGTGATATACACCAACATATGAAATCTAATGGGCTAATATAATGTTCAGTGCATTTTATGATGCAGTTAAACGTTTAAAATGCTATGACAAAAGGATGTACTGAGCATCTGTTTTTCAGCTGTATCTAATTCACATTGTTGCACTGATGATATCCAGGTGCGTGCTGCAGGACGTTATGTGACGGTGCTGCTGGATCCACACTCATATGATTCTGTCATCAATGACTCTGATTCGCTGGACTTCACATGCTATGCACAAGTGCTCATGAAGAGGATCTTCAGCTTGGAGCTCTCACATGGCCAGATGGCTAAAGCAAAAGCCATgatgaaaaagtgtgtgtttattattattctaactTTAAGCTTGGcctgcatgttttcattttcacttcatgTAAATGTGGAAGCGAAATTAGTTAGTTAAATTCCGCCCACTCAAATTTCATCAGTAGTCAGTAATAAATAGTATCACAGTGGATATTTTGTCCCAGATACCCTTCCCGTTTTTGCAGATATCTTTTTAGGGCTTCTTGTTTTGTAATTTCCCAGTTTCTCAACTCAGTGTTTATTGTGTTGAACTGAAATTAAATCTACTCCTATGCTATGAATTTCTAATTTACTTTAAAGACTGATGTCTGCACATAATGTATTCTACTGGTTGCATAAGACTTGACAGGTGTGTAACTTTATTCTCCTTTTTCCATTGTATTACCTCTGAGAAAATAGGTAGGGCAACCAGGTCAACTGAGGTTAAAAATATATCACTGGGTTATCCCAGTGGTTTACACTGCCAAAAATCTATGTGATATGATTGACAGAATTTCCTACTTTTGTTCCTACAATTAACACCTTTTCTTCCTGTGTCCCCTCTAATCTTTTGTGTCCACAGGCACTTTATGGGAATGAATTTGGCTGCCCTTAATTGTACCATGGAGCGAAACCTCAAAGCCTTACTGAAAGCAGAGATGCCTCAGAACCAGAAAGACTGGAAAAAGGAGGGACTGTTTGACTTCTCCTACAGATTGCTTTTTAAGTATGACTGAGTCcctccctcccacacacacacactcttaagtatGCCAAAAGAAGCATGCATTTGTGTCAAATGTCTTCTGCTAAACAGTTTACACACCAGTCAGTCCTGAGATCTTCTGTTTGTAAACAGCACAAGACAGATGAAGAGTAAGTCTTAGAGAGTACTCTTCCACACATGTTTGCGGTCCCCTTTTGGGTGGAACATGTCGCCTATTTTGGGGGAGCGGATGTGAATCACACTGTCATTGTCTGTTGATGATAAATGGGATCCCCAGTTAACAAAGATAAGTTATCGTGATTGTGAAACACTATACAATAGCAATGCATGTACTGTGGCATCCACCAtgagaaatgcaaaaatacttGAAACTATTCAGTTGAAAGGGGATCACTCGTGTGACTCGTCCTTTCAAATAGAGAAACCGTGTGGGTTGTTATCTCTCCATCAGACAGTTGGTCTCACACATTCTCTGGCTGTTTATCTCTTATTTTGCAGGGCGGGGTACCTGACACTGTTTGGGAGagaacagaacaacaacagcacagatCCTTCAAGTGTCTATGAGGGTTACAAGAAGTTTGATGGTCTCTTAACCAAAATGGCAAGAGGAACACTGAAGCCAGGTaatgtcacagaaaaaaacataaattcaatcaatttttttcttttcaactaAATCATCTGAAGGAGATGATATGATCCGTAAATCAGTTTTTCAGTCTAGATGACATAATCTTGAATTTAATCTTGATTATCAGTCCAGATTATAtgagggcagcacagtggggCAGTGGGTAGCACAGCAACCTCAGGCTTGAAAGTCCCTGGGTTGAATTTCTGACccactgtggcctttctgtttaGAGTTTGTCCCGTCCTCGCGTGGGTTTCCTTCAGGTACAGGTTtcatcccacagtccaaagccaTGCATGTCACCATGTCATGgttactctaaattgcctgtgtgtgtgaatgtttctctatctgtgtatgtgtctctatGGTGGCCcagagatagactggtgacctgtccagggcgTACCTTGTCttttgccctatgacagctggtatagaccctgaacaggatggGGTTACAAATAATTGAAGGATGGATTATTTATAGATCATCTATGAATTTTCAGCTAGTAccaaaaagatattttaataaagaggTGGCATTTTCTCCACAAAATAGaaccataagaagcaagttGATAATCGGAGAAGTTGCCTTTTAAGAACCTACTGATGTCAGAAATGATTGTCTCATAGCCATGAGTCTGCATGTGTCCTCactgttttgtcagtgtgtctCAACTAGCATGATTTGACATCACCGGTGGAGTTTGTTTTATAGTTGCCATGGCATTTCTCAATTACTCAGTTGCTTACATAGCGTCTAGGAGTTTGTTTGGGAAGACTGTTACAAGCACACTTCCCCAACTCAGCCCTCTACAGACTGTGATCTAACTTGTACCTCACTGTCATTACTTATTTCCCCAGGCCTTGCCTCTCTTTGTGTATCGTTGTTTATAATCCATTCCAACCATACTACATAGGAAAGTCGGCCAATCGTAGTACTATTGTGCACCAACTCCAGGTGTACCTGTCTTAACctgaaatattgtttgtgtgtgtttatacgtCTGGGATTTTATTCATTGACATTCacaacaacattaaatgtttatgttttttctgtgattCACTCACCTACTTTGTGATGTTTATCTTCTGcaacagaggagaagaggacaGCCCAGAGTGTTCGTAAGAGACTGTGGGAGCTTCTGGCTCCAGCAGGTCTGACTGAAGACTCAGGATCGAGCCAATGGCTTCACGCCTACAGTCGTCTCCTAGAGGAGGAGGGGGCTGACGAGGACACACAAAAGAAGGCTATTCTAATGCAACTCTGGGCAACACAGGTGAGATGTCAGGTGAAAGACCGTTCAGGAATATCACTTGCTGATCACATCTAGGTATGTTGCCTGGCCAATCAGATCAGTGCAGTACTTTGGTTtaccatgtgtgtgtgctgttaccACTTCTTTCACATTGGTCTGTCTGTGAGTAGActatttaagtaatttaaaagtaaatggatTTGATGTTAAAAGATCAGGTTATGGAGAAGTGTGAAAAGGTttacacataaaataatatttttgcattttcatgacaaaaacaaatgttcttgGAAATATTGGCCTTGAATGGGATTCAATCTGTTTTGccctcagattttttttctcagtggaCTAATATATACTCATACAGTCTTGCCTCACTCTTACTGTTTTTTGCATCACAGATGTTAATcagacatttattaaaacatttgctttactCCACAAGGTGCTTACTCATCCTTTTTTGCAATTGCCAGTCACTGTGgttagtttagatttttttttttttttttttttttgagtcatactttttaaattgtctgaGTCACAACATACTTTTCTTTATAACTTTACTGGGATAAATTACAACCCGAATTTCAAAAACGTTGGGCAGATGTGAAaaccatttcatagaaaatattagcttattttgaattttatggcaGCACCGCATCTCAAAAAaagaggctggaaaagtaattgccaccattcaaaaacaaatggagggaCATTTGACTGGCATATCTATAACATGACTggatataaaaggagcatttcagagaggcagagcctcttgaatgtaaagatggaaagaggttcaccaatctgcaagaaactgtgccaaaaaaactgtggaacaattacagaaaactgttacttaatgtaaaattgtaatttcTTTGAAGTCTccacatttacagtttataatatcatcaaaaccttcagagaatcaggagaaatatctgtgcacaagggacaaggccaaaggtcaacactggatgcatgtgatctttgggccctcaggcagcactgcattaaaaaccgGTCCAATTCTCTACTGGTTATCACTGcctgggctcaggaacacttccagaagccactgtctgtgaacacagttcactgcggaattcacaaatgtaagttaaagctgtatcatgcaatgaagaagccatatgtgaacatgatctgGAAACTCCGCCATGTTCCCTGGGCCAAAGCGCTacacaacatctctttcagggaaggctttgcatattttagcaagacaatgctaaaccacatactgcatccaccacaacagcatggcttcacaggagaaaaaCCTGGCTTCTGAACTGGCCGGCCTGCAGTCCAAACCATTCACCaatggaaaacatttggtgtgttggaaaacaaaaatccagcaacaaaggtccaggactgttgagcagcaagaatcctgcatcagacaacaattggacaacattcctctcctaaaactccagcaactggtctaaCATACcattcccagatgtttacagacagctgttaaaagaggaggggatgctataaaatggtaaacatcaccctcttccaacttttttgagatgtgttgtggacaccaaattcaaaatgagctaatattttccaaaaaatggtaaaatgtctcagtttaaacatctgatattttgtttgttatattttgaatagaacatgggttgatgagatttgcaagacattgcattctgtttttatttaggttttacacacaTATCACTTTTGGAATTGGGGGTATAAAATATACTTGCATAATGAAATTGAACAGTTAATATGTTAATGACAAAGATTAACAAACATTGTTGTGTGTTTATAATATGTAGTGGAATTAAGTTTGCATCTTTTGCATTGGATTGgaatgtaaggggatgcaaactcaACCTTAAGTTTAACATAATATTAACACATTCAGCATATTCAGTTAGTACAAATTTTACTTTATCATCACAAGTAACAAAAGTGGTTATGGAGTGTATAAAAATTACTTCGATTAACTGCTTTAAATAACTTCTGATGAAGAACCATGTCTACAAGTTGAATATGTATGAAATATTAAgctgatagaaaaaaatatatatatatttgttttgctattttttgccatttcatggACATGCACATTTTTTGCAACCAGGTGTATCTGCTAAAAAAATTTTGATATAGCCTTTTTTTATAATTCACACAACTTCAGTGTCAGTTGTGTTTAtccttttaatttcattttgtagTGTGGcctaaaacaatgtttaaagtaattatttttcacCGTTGCTAAAGTACTAAACGTCTGTTTAGAACTTTTCTTTAGTCCTGGCAGCCGGCAGTGTGGTTTAACATAAAACTGAATGGCTTCAATGTCCTGCCCTTGGATGCAGGTAGATGGTAGGGGACCGCCAGTTTATATGGCTTTCCTTTTTAAGTAAACCATTACTGTGCTGTGCTTTGCCAATAGTGAGACTATCCAGAACACAGTTCTCCCCATGCCAGACACAACAAAGGAAGCTGTTCTTTTTGATATTGTTAGCACTAGTGATTCATTAGGGTCTATTATTCAATTAAAGAAACTTTATTtagaatttgtgttttattgcaaatTTAACAATGCATGAATAATAGGGGTGCCATGTGATGTTCTTAATGTCAGGAGTGTGTGAGTCAGCGTTATCATTGTGTTTATGTGggcctttgtttgttttcagggtAATGTTGGTCCTGCTGCATTTTGGCTGTTGGGCTACTTGTTGACAAATCCTGAAGCTCTGACTGCAGTAAAAAGGGAGTTCAGCCAGATCTCACAGAGGGAAACCTCAGAGACTTGTGTCATGGACAGAAGTGTGACCACCCCTGTGTTCGGTGAGATCTTGATCCCAGTTTGTGTAAAAAGAAGAACTTTTATTGACAGTAGGCTGTTTGTATTCAGTGAGTGAATGGCCTTAAAATgaccaacaaacaaaatggtccaaatggttatttttttttctcaacataCCCAATAATATGTTGCAGACTTGGAATACTATTAATTACATACGTACACAATCATAAAGTAACGGAGAAGGGTATACCTAGAACACTCCAAAGTATCACAAGTagaagaaaatacaaacaaatcaaaatggattcataaaataaacaacatgcCATAGTGCACAGTAGATGGGCTACATTAATCCCTACCCTTATTTCTGCAGATAGTGCCTTGGAAGAAACACTGAGACTCACTGCTGCACCCTTCATCACAAGAGAGGTAGTGCAGGACAAGAGCCTCCAAATGGCAGATGGCCAAGAATACCTGCTCAGGAAAGGAGAcagagtgtgtttgtttcctttcaaCAGCCCTCAGATGGACACTGACATTTACCATGAGCCACAGGTTTGTTGTTCTATCTTGTTAAAGTAATAGCCTGCCTGTTTCTAACCTCCATTAAAAGATTCCTGTGCTGCCAACAGGAATATCGGTAATTGTCTTTGGGAATAGTATGAGGCAGACTTAAGAGTAATTAGCATCTATAGTTGTTTATGTAAGGTGGAATCAACACCTACGCAAAGCTGACCCTGTACGCAGTGAGAGGTCAACCTCAGAGCTGTGGACCATTGAGGGATTAGCTGAGCACAGGAACAGAAACACGGCTAATAGGCGTGGGTAGGACATTGCAAGgctgctttaaaaatatttggcCACAGAAATTAGACAAGTGCACAAAATTttagacttttttaaaaagaaataacatttcCAAATAACATTCATTGATGATGTGATGGCATTAATACCTGctgctaaaaatgtgtttcttttgtagAAATACAAGTACAACCGTTTCATTAATGAAGATGGATCATTGAAGAAGGATTTTTACAAAGGAGGGAAGCAGCTAAAATATTACACCATGCCATGGGGTGCAGGGACCAATGGCTGTGTGGGAAAGCAGTTTGCCATCAATACCATCAGACAGTGAGTAGCCTAGAAATAGTGTGCTATATAACCTTAGAATTGGTTAAAACCTCAAAATGTTCCACCGGGGagtattctttattttttcttgaatGTCCTAATTTTGTATTTCATCTCTGTTTGCTCTTAAGGTTTGTTTACATGGTATTGACTAAGTATGAATTGGAGCTGTGTGACCCAGATGCCCAGATGCCAGAGGTAAATGCTGGTCGTTATGGATTTGGGATGCTCCAACCAGAGGGGGACTTGCTTGTCCAATATAAACTGAGGAATAAACACTAGGACtttaaacacaagaaaaacagtTATCTGTTGTGCACATTTCAAcacatgcttgtttttttcagtgtcaaTATGCTCTTTggattttctatatttatattttacagtgtataaTTATTTTGGTATTTAACAATAAATGCAATTATACCTTGTGTATAACCTTGTGTCGTCCAatgtatttgacttttttgcTACAGTGATTTGTCCAGGTCCATTAAAACTGCTCACATCAGCcaacataattattttttgtgagTAAAACTGAAATCAGACAATGAAATATGAGTAGTGCTCACAATGTGTCATTTGTTGGATCTATAAGTTAAGCACTAGAGCATGTTTTGGTATGAGTGTAATGTGGGCCCTGCctgtactgtaaaaacacatttgttacaCTGACTCACACATGCTGGTTGCAGAGCCAAGCTGAGTGGAAAGTTTAGATTTATATGTCACGGAGAGCAAATGATCACTTGTTGCAGGATCAGCAACACAGACTGTTAGATTCTTTGCAGGTCTGTGAGGGAACACTTCACTCCTTCTATGACAATACAGCATACTCATCATTTCACGTTATACAATGTTTTAATCAGGCTCTTTAAGCCCCAGTAAATTTGGGGTTAATGTAATCATGTAATCTATTTGGTCCTGTTGTGTGGATCAATGAGGAATTAGCTGCTGTGGCACAAGCATCATTTCGAACAGTATTGCATGGTTTACTTTGTCCTGATTCAGCAATCATTCACTAACtgacaaaaataatgacaatattCCCAGGAGGGCTTGGAACATTACTTACTTTAAATACTTGTAATACTAAATGTGTTTAGTGGCCTAACTGTTCACAT
This genomic interval from Channa argus isolate prfri chromosome 5, Channa argus male v1.0, whole genome shotgun sequence contains the following:
- the LOC137127849 gene encoding prostacyclin synthase-like — protein: MIWTVLLLVQALLLYFIFTQRSRSKSEPPLDKGIIPWLGHALEFGKDASKFLNRMKLKHGNIFTVRAAGRYVTVLLDPHSYDSVINDSDSLDFTCYAQVLMKRIFSLELSHGQMAKAKAMMKKHFMGMNLAALNCTMERNLKALLKAEMPQNQKDWKKEGLFDFSYRLLFKAGYLTLFGREQNNNSTDPSSVYEGYKKFDGLLTKMARGTLKPEEKRTAQSVRKRLWELLAPAGLTEDSGSSQWLHAYSRLLEEEGADEDTQKKAILMQLWATQGNVGPAAFWLLGYLLTNPEALTAVKREFSQISQRETSETCVMDRSVTTPVFDSALEETLRLTAAPFITREVVQDKSLQMADGQEYLLRKGDRVCLFPFNSPQMDTDIYHEPQKYKYNRFINEDGSLKKDFYKGGKQLKYYTMPWGAGTNGCVGKQFAINTIRQFVYMVLTKYELELCDPDAQMPEVNAGRYGFGMLQPEGDLLVQYKLRNKH